A segment of the Helicobacter sp. 'house sparrow 1' genome:
TAATTCTCTTTGTTTGAAAATAAAACTTGAATCCAAACTTGATATTACAGAGATTAAACAAGCCCAAGATGGTCGCTATAGTATAGAGCTTAATTCTATAAAGTATGATTTTAGAATCTCTTGTATTCCTACATATGAGGGAGAATCTATTGTTTTGAGAATCTTGCATAAACAAAAACAGCAAGTAAATTTAAATTGGCTAAATCTTTCAGATAATCACTTAAATCTAATCCAATCTAATCTTACAAAAAGTCATGGAATCATACTAATAACAGGTCCAACTGGAAGTGGGAAATCTACAACTCTTTATGCAATTTTGGAAAGTTTTAAAAATAGTAGGAAAAAAATCATCACCATAGAAGATCCTGTTGAGTATAAAATTCCCTATGCAACACAAATTCAAGTAATTGCAGAGAGTGATTTTTCTTTTGCACAAGCGCTAAGTGCTATCTTGAGACAAGACCCAGATATTATTATGGTGGGAGAGATAAGAGATATTAAGACCTTAGAATTAGCCTTTAGGGCTTCTCTCACAGGACATCTTGTATTTGCAACTTTACATACAAATGATGCAAAGAGCACATTTGAACGGCTGATAGATATGGGGATGAACAAACATAGTATCTTGAGCTCCTTGTTGATGATAGTTTCCCAAAAACTATTGAAAAAACCTTGTAGCAATTGCCAGGAAAAAAGAGATGAGGGATATCAAAGTATGGGATGTAAAGCCTGTAATTATCAGGGAATTTTGGGTAGAGAAGTTGTAACTGAAGTTTTGGTCCTTGATAAAGAGGTAAAGAAAGCAATTAAAGAAGATAGATTAGAAGAGTATTTGGATTCTAATGCTTTTGAAACTCTATATTGCAATGCACTAAGAAAGCAAAAAGAGGGCAGGGTGGTTATTGATACTTGGATGAGTGAATGAAAAAATTTAGGGTAACTTGTGTTAAAAACACAAAAGTGCAAACCCTATCTTTTTATAGGCGTTCTAAAGAAGACTTACTTAGAGAACTTGAAGCTTCTGATATTGCAATCATAGAGATTAAAGAAATCTCAAAAATATCTTTTAAAAAAAGAAGTTTTGAGGAAGATTTTATTTTGTTTCTTAAACAAATGACAATGCTAATGGATTCTTTTATGCCAATTGATGAGATTTTACAATTTTGTATTCAAAATGCTTCAAAGAATTTTGGCCAAGTTTTACAAAAAATATTATACGATCTAAGAAATGGGAAAAAGTTATCTGATGGTTTTGAAGTATTTGGGAATCAAATATCCCCATTATACAAAGCTTTGATTTTAGTGGGTGAAAGAAGTGCTAAATTACCAGAAATATTTTCTTTGATTGTTAAGGATTTGGAAAAGAAGATAGGATATAAGAAGAGACTTAAAAAAATTTTATTCTATCCTTTTGTGGTTTTTATAACTATTGTTTTGTCTTTCATAGGGGCGGTGGTTTTTGTAATTCCAGAATTCAAAGAATTTTTTGCACAAAATGGCTTAGAGTTGCCTTTTATTACAAAGAGTCTGATTTTTTTAGAAGGGTTTATCAAGAAGTTTGGGTTGATAATAGTAGTATTGGGTAGTGTTGCTATTTTATTTGGAAGGTGGCTTTATAAAAAGAATGAAATAATAAAATCTCATATGGATAGAATTTTGTTGGAGTTTCCAATTTTTGGAGATATTGCCTTGTTTTTTAGATATCAAAATTTTTTACAGGCAATGTATTTTTTACAGAGTTGTGGAAATGATTTAAAAAGCAGTTTATCTATAAGCATTCAAGTATTAGATAATAAAATCTTAGAGGATAAAATATCTAGAGTCCTTAGAGATTTGGAAAGAGGTAGTGTTTTAAGCCTTGCATTAAATAAAGAAAAATTCTTTGATAGTATGATTATTGGGCTATTGCAAAGTGGTGAGAAGAGTGGAAGGCTTGATAAGATTTTTTTGAGTGCCTCAAAATATTATGAAGAAAAATACAAAGATTTGATTGATCGGTTTTTTCTCTATTTGGAACCACTATGTAGTTTTATGATTGCAATATTTGTATTATATCTTGCGCTAGGTGTTTTTATCCCTATTTGGAATTTACAGGATATGCAAAATTTTTAATTTCAAAGAGTTTAGAATCCGTTAGAATCATAAAAAAAAGTTAGGATAGCAAAATGTTTAAGATTTTACCAATTGATGGAGGGATTTGTGCCCCAAAAGGATTTGTAGCAGATGGGATTAGTGCTGGATTAAGAAATGGTGATAAACTTGATGTGGGATA
Coding sequences within it:
- a CDS encoding GspE/PulE family protein, coding for MKNLRIYRDNIKILGAKICKDLGILLVIDESNQVCLGVVDKKTKNKDELDSIYSISIAKNFPLVDLDKGFFYYHLKFIDFQERQKEIQDNIEKLFNFILKEAIRVEASDIHLENFDQNAWLRFRIDGELQEVCEIEKEIFNSLCLKIKLESKLDITEIKQAQDGRYSIELNSIKYDFRISCIPTYEGESIVLRILHKQKQQVNLNWLNLSDNHLNLIQSNLTKSHGIILITGPTGSGKSTTLYAILESFKNSRKKIITIEDPVEYKIPYATQIQVIAESDFSFAQALSAILRQDPDIIMVGEIRDIKTLELAFRASLTGHLVFATLHTNDAKSTFERLIDMGMNKHSILSSLLMIVSQKLLKKPCSNCQEKRDEGYQSMGCKACNYQGILGREVVTEVLVLDKEVKKAIKEDRLEEYLDSNAFETLYCNALRKQKEGRVVIDTWMSE
- a CDS encoding type II secretion system F family protein, which codes for MKKFRVTCVKNTKVQTLSFYRRSKEDLLRELEASDIAIIEIKEISKISFKKRSFEEDFILFLKQMTMLMDSFMPIDEILQFCIQNASKNFGQVLQKILYDLRNGKKLSDGFEVFGNQISPLYKALILVGERSAKLPEIFSLIVKDLEKKIGYKKRLKKILFYPFVVFITIVLSFIGAVVFVIPEFKEFFAQNGLELPFITKSLIFLEGFIKKFGLIIVVLGSVAILFGRWLYKKNEIIKSHMDRILLEFPIFGDIALFFRYQNFLQAMYFLQSCGNDLKSSLSISIQVLDNKILEDKISRVLRDLERGSVLSLALNKEKFFDSMIIGLLQSGEKSGRLDKIFLSASKYYEEKYKDLIDRFFLYLEPLCSFMIAIFVLYLALGVFIPIWNLQDMQNF